One Micromonospora sp. WMMD1120 genomic region harbors:
- a CDS encoding adenosylcobinamide amidohydrolase yields MLSEPILTSRAEGGQGVPLLVWRADVPVRAVSSGPLGGGIGTRHWVLNATVPMSYDREDPAAHLAALAADLTLDGPGVGLLTGVDVSEVVARTDTGVRAWATVGLGTPVPAAAPAALAPRVGTVNIVVYVPARLADSALVNAVATATEAKSQAIAELGLPGTGTPTDAVTVLCPVDGPEAAYGGPRSTWGGPLARAVHASVLAGGARPVVPWSDQVSSGKSTRSAGVGAFNDR; encoded by the coding sequence GTGCTGAGCGAGCCGATTCTGACCAGCCGGGCCGAGGGCGGGCAGGGCGTCCCACTGCTCGTCTGGCGTGCGGACGTACCAGTGCGGGCGGTCAGCAGCGGCCCGCTCGGCGGAGGGATCGGAACCCGGCACTGGGTGCTGAACGCGACAGTCCCCATGTCGTACGACCGGGAGGACCCCGCCGCGCACCTGGCCGCGCTCGCCGCCGACCTGACCCTCGACGGGCCCGGGGTCGGCCTGCTGACCGGCGTCGACGTGAGCGAGGTCGTGGCGCGGACCGACACCGGGGTGCGCGCCTGGGCGACGGTCGGGCTCGGCACGCCGGTGCCGGCCGCCGCGCCGGCCGCGCTCGCGCCGCGCGTCGGCACCGTCAACATCGTGGTGTACGTGCCGGCCCGGCTCGCCGACAGCGCGCTGGTCAACGCGGTGGCCACCGCGACCGAGGCGAAGAGTCAGGCGATCGCCGAGCTGGGGCTGCCGGGCACCGGCACCCCGACCGACGCGGTCACCGTGCTCTGCCCGGTGGACGGGCCGGAGGCGGCGTACGGTGGGCCGCGCTCGACCTGGGGCGGCCCGCTCGCCCGGGCGGTGCACGCCTCGGTGCTGGCCGGGGGCGCCCGGCCGGTGGTGCCCTGGTCCGACCAGGTCAGCAGCGGAAAATCCACCCGATCGGCTGGGGTCGGCGCGTTTAACGACCGGTAG
- a CDS encoding Crp/Fnr family transcriptional regulator: MDEVLARSGIFQGVDPEAAEALAKEMETIEVRKGEIVFNEGEPGDSLYILLSGKIKVGRRAADGRQNLIAVMGPSDMVGELSLFDPGPRTATATAVTDTRLVRLRKQALRPWLNNRPEIAEQLLRVLARRLRRTNDSLADLIFTDVPGRVAKNLLQMAGRFGTRDGGVLRVTHDLTQEEIAQLVGASRETVNKALADFASRGWLRLDGKSIIILDPERLARRARV; this comes from the coding sequence ATGGACGAGGTACTGGCCCGCAGCGGGATCTTCCAGGGTGTCGACCCGGAAGCTGCCGAGGCGCTCGCCAAGGAGATGGAGACGATCGAGGTCCGCAAGGGCGAGATCGTCTTCAATGAGGGCGAGCCCGGTGACAGCCTCTACATCCTGCTGTCCGGGAAAATCAAGGTTGGCCGCCGCGCGGCGGACGGCCGACAGAACCTGATCGCTGTCATGGGTCCGTCGGACATGGTGGGCGAGCTGTCGCTCTTCGACCCGGGCCCGCGTACGGCGACCGCCACGGCGGTGACCGACACCCGCCTGGTGCGGCTGCGTAAGCAGGCGCTCCGGCCGTGGCTGAACAACCGGCCGGAGATCGCCGAGCAGTTGCTCCGGGTGCTGGCCCGGCGGCTGCGCCGGACCAACGACTCGCTCGCCGACCTGATCTTCACGGACGTGCCGGGTCGGGTCGCCAAGAACCTGCTCCAGATGGCGGGCCGGTTCGGCACCCGCGACGGTGGCGTCCTGCGGGTGACCCACGACCTCACCCAGGAGGAGATCGCCCAGCTCGTCGGCGCCTCACGGGAGACCGTCAACAAGGCCCTCGCCGACTTCGCCTCGCGCGGCTGGCTGCGGCTGGACGGCAAGAGCATCATCATCCTGGACCCGGAGCGCCTGGCCCGCCGCGCCCGCGTCTGA
- a CDS encoding metallophosphoesterase family protein: MLNRVAVLSDVHGALPALEAVLADPDVTAADLIVLTGDIAAGPQPVEVLDVLSGLGDRVCWVGGNADRELVEARAGRPASIEVSNWAAGQLRDEEVVLVDSRLGRWAEVFEGLPAEVTTVVCGHTHMPFTRLVNRRLVVNPGSVGMPYGGAGAWWALLGPGVQLRRTAFDVDAACARVAAESTFPDAAAWADEYLRSQHSDADALAVFGPRDGR; encoded by the coding sequence ATGCTGAACCGGGTTGCGGTGCTCTCCGACGTCCATGGCGCGCTTCCGGCGTTGGAGGCCGTGCTGGCCGACCCGGACGTCACCGCCGCCGACCTGATCGTGCTCACCGGCGACATCGCGGCCGGCCCGCAGCCGGTAGAGGTGCTGGACGTGCTCAGCGGCCTCGGTGACCGGGTGTGCTGGGTGGGTGGCAACGCGGACCGCGAGCTGGTCGAGGCCCGCGCCGGGCGACCCGCCTCGATCGAGGTGTCGAACTGGGCCGCCGGCCAGCTCCGTGACGAGGAGGTGGTGCTCGTCGACTCGCGGCTAGGGCGCTGGGCGGAGGTGTTCGAGGGCCTTCCCGCCGAGGTCACCACGGTGGTCTGCGGCCACACGCACATGCCCTTCACCCGACTGGTGAACCGACGCCTGGTGGTCAACCCGGGCAGCGTCGGCATGCCGTACGGGGGCGCGGGCGCGTGGTGGGCGCTGCTCGGGCCGGGCGTCCAGCTGCGCCGCACCGCCTTCGACGTGGACGCGGCGTGCGCCCGGGTGGCCGCCGAGTCGACCTTCCCGGACGCCGCCGCCTGGGCGGACGAGTACCTGCGCTCGCAGCACAGCGACGCCGACGCGCTGGCCGTCTTCGGCCCACGCGACGGCCGCTGA
- a CDS encoding TetR/AcrR family transcriptional regulator produces the protein MSPASTRVPQQERSRATQARLLEATVDCLIEHGWSGTTTTVVAARAGVSRGAQLHHYPTKAALVTAAVGHLAERRADELRSEAEALPAGPQRLDRVIDLLAVAFTGPLFVAALELWVAARTDRELRDALVPLEATVGREMHRLTVALLGVDEGRPGVREAVQATLDLMRGLGVANLLSDDSARRTALLTTWKRQLTTLLTP, from the coding sequence GTGTCCCCCGCATCGACGCGTGTCCCACAGCAGGAGCGCAGTCGCGCCACCCAGGCCCGACTGCTGGAGGCGACCGTCGACTGCCTGATCGAGCACGGGTGGTCCGGCACCACGACCACTGTGGTCGCCGCCCGCGCCGGCGTGTCCCGGGGGGCCCAACTGCATCACTACCCGACCAAGGCGGCGCTGGTGACTGCCGCCGTGGGCCACCTGGCCGAACGGCGCGCCGATGAGCTGCGCTCCGAGGCCGAGGCGTTGCCGGCCGGTCCGCAGCGACTGGACCGGGTGATCGACCTGCTCGCCGTGGCGTTCACCGGGCCGCTGTTCGTGGCCGCGCTCGAACTCTGGGTCGCCGCGCGTACCGACCGGGAACTCCGGGACGCCCTGGTTCCGCTCGAGGCGACGGTCGGTCGGGAGATGCACCGGCTCACCGTCGCGCTGCTCGGGGTCGACGAAGGCCGCCCCGGCGTGCGCGAGGCGGTGCAGGCCACCCTCGACCTGATGCGCGGGCTCGGGGTGGCCAACCTGCTCAGCGACGACTCGGCACGCCGCACCGCCCTCCTGACCACCTGGAAGCGTCAGCTCACCACACTGCTCACGCCCTGA
- a CDS encoding TIGR03084 family metal-binding protein yields MVDLSDLLTDLADESAHLDDLVATLPAAGWATPTPAPRWSIAHQIAHLAWTDHVALLSAADPEAFYATVTSAPDVTRLVDVGAEHFLAPPAELLARWRDGRTALVDALAAVPSGEKLPWYGTRMSATSMATARIMETWAHGVDVADALGVIPADSDRLRHVAHLGVRTLGHGFVAHGRVAPTTPVRVELVGPGGDTWVWGPAEAADRLTGPARDFCLLVTQRRHRADLALVATGPVADEWLDVAQAFAGPPGAGREPTGPSGVRA; encoded by the coding sequence ATGGTCGACCTCAGCGACCTGCTCACCGACCTGGCCGACGAGTCCGCCCACCTGGACGATCTGGTGGCCACTCTGCCCGCCGCCGGCTGGGCCACACCGACCCCCGCGCCGCGTTGGAGCATCGCGCACCAGATCGCCCACCTCGCGTGGACCGACCACGTCGCGCTGCTGAGCGCCGCCGACCCCGAGGCGTTCTACGCGACGGTGACCAGCGCACCGGACGTGACCCGACTCGTCGACGTCGGCGCCGAGCACTTCCTCGCCCCACCGGCCGAGTTGCTCGCCCGCTGGCGGGACGGCCGGACCGCGCTCGTCGACGCGCTGGCCGCCGTCCCGTCCGGAGAGAAGCTGCCCTGGTACGGCACCCGGATGTCGGCCACCTCGATGGCGACCGCCCGGATCATGGAGACCTGGGCGCACGGCGTCGACGTCGCCGACGCGCTCGGCGTGATCCCTGCGGACAGCGACCGGCTCCGGCACGTGGCGCACCTCGGCGTCCGTACCCTCGGGCACGGTTTCGTCGCGCACGGCCGGGTGGCGCCAACCACGCCGGTCCGGGTGGAGCTGGTCGGACCGGGCGGCGACACGTGGGTGTGGGGTCCGGCGGAGGCCGCCGACCGGCTCACCGGGCCGGCCCGGGACTTCTGCCTGCTGGTCACCCAGCGCCGGCACCGCGCGGACCTCGCCCTGGTCGCCACCGGACCGGTAGCCGACGAATGGCTCGACGTGGCGCAGGCGTTCGCCGGGCCGCCCGGCGCCGGCCGCGAACCGACGGGCCCGAGCGGGGTACGCGCGTGA